Part of the Lotus japonicus ecotype B-129 chromosome 6, LjGifu_v1.2 genome, CTCGGAATGGCACAAAACCAAAGCCataatttcgaaaactaaaagAGCTACAATCAGGGACCAATGCTACATGGTGGACTCTTTTAAGGAGGCAATGATGAAAGAATATGAAATGACAGATCTTGGATTGCTGAagtatttccttggaatccaagTGATGCAATCAAAAGGGGAGATCTTTATCACTCAAGAGAAGTATGTTTCAGACATGCTTAAAAAGTTCAGAATGGAGAACTCTAATCCAGCTCCAACTCCCATGGCCTTGAATGAGAAACTTCAGGTGTATGATGGTGCAGAAAAATCAGATCCCAAAATCTATAGAAGTCTTGGGTGTTCCTTAATTTATCTCACTAATACAAGGCCAGATATAGTGCATTCAGTTAGTTTGGTTTCCATATTTATGAATGAACCAAGTAAGCTTCATTTTGCAGCAGTCAAGAGGATTCTTCGCTATCTTCGAGGAACTAAGAAGCTTGGGATCAAATATGTGAATGAAGAAGACAACAAGCTTGTTGGATATACAGATAGTGATTGGGCTGGAAGTCTTGATGACCGAAAGAGCACTTCAGCCTATGTTTTTTGTCTTGGCTCTAAGCCTATCTCATGGAGTTCTAAAAAGCAAAACTCAATTGCTTTATcatcagctgaagctgaatttATTTAAGCAAATAAAGTCACCCGATAGGCTATTTGGCTAAGAAGAATTTTGTGTGACTTGCAACAAATGGTAGAAGATCCTACTCCTATCTTTTGTGACAACCAATCTGCAATAGCAATGTCCAAGAACCCAGTTTTTCATGGAAGGTCAAAGCACATTGGTTGCATCACAATTACATTCATGACATGGTGCTGAAGAAGGAAATTTACTTGAATTTTATCAATACTGGAGAACAACCTGCAGATGTTCTTACCAAACCGATGTCTTTTGAGAAGCTTCAGAAATTCAAAGATGCTATGATGATTACAAATTAAGAGGGGGTGTTAAATGATAAGTTAATTTGTAATTGTTGGTTACATTTTGATTAAGTGTCTTTATGCATTTCTTAGGGGTTACAAGCATATTAATGCTTGGTGGTTACAAACATAATAATGTTGGAGGTTAATGTCTTTTATGTAGTTGCATAAGTTACATCATTTTGTCTTCTCTATTCACTAGTATTAATAGAGAAGCATTGTAAGTTCTTCATTAAGAAAATCCgaaaaataaaaagttcaaGTCTTCTCCTATATTTTCCACTACTTTACTTCCGCTGCTCCAACATACGAGCGGAGGTGAACGACAGCGGCGAGCGGCTGTAGACGAATCGCCGAATAAGAATGGCAGGCGCGAGCGATGGTGAATGCGAGCAGTGGTGAATGACAAGCTCAATAGGTTTAGGTCATAGTGAAAGGAAAAATtggatgaaaagaaaaaagaattgaAGCGCGCAACCAAGTTACTAGATCgcgaggtttttttttttgtgatttttcaaaTTATGATAGTACTTTGTGAATACATCATACATCATTGGATTTAATATTTTGAAGCGTGCATCCACCATGGTCCAGTTTATTCTACACCGTtagatttaatatttttaaatttaaatgatagagattaattgatatttaaatattttatttgttaaatatatattaatttaccAAAACACCCCCTACGACTTTCTGTCCACCAACCTCATATTCACCAACATGTCATCGGTtgttatttttctgattttctgaATCAAACACTGAACAAAGTTTTCCTCACGGAGGTGATGAAGGCCTTGGATTCCGAGCAGCGAGCCTTCGCGGTTGGTTCCGGTGAGATCTCGATGAGCTTGCTGGACGTTGCGCTGATTCTCGGCGTGCCCGTGGAGGGGGACCCCGTGGTACTAACGGAGGAGGAGTCATTCTCTGGATTTGAGGAGTTGTACGGAGCGGCGCGTGGGAAGAGGAAGGTGGTGATGGGTTCTCTTGAAGTGAGGCTTGATTCAATTGGGGATGTTGTTAGTGATGATTTTGTGAGGACTTCAAAATATCCCACCGTAGGCGCAATGGTTAGCTACATGTTATCTTCAAGATGTGAGTTTAACCAATTCATCTTTCCCCTGAATTACAAAAATCTATTTTTTAGATCCAAAAGCACTAACTTGAAAAGTGAGTTCAAACCTCAAACCCACAAAAacaaaaccacacaaaaaattGTCGGATCTGTGCATTTTCATCACCAAATAGAAAAACATTTTGTTCTAATTTCCCTAAAAAAAGAAGTTACAACAATTGGGGATTTCTCATTTCTTCTTTCAGCTGAACAATACGTTCGATTACAAAACGAAAAGACGAAGAAAAGCCCAAATCTTGGGAACCGGTTTATTCATTCGGTGTAGATGTGAATGTGAACATCAAGATGAGGATGAAGTAGGGGGCGAAGAAGATGAGAGTGTGGATGAATATAACTTTGTCGTTGGTCTTCATTCTACCAAACTCAAGTTGCTTCCCGTTTAGATCTCAACAGCATCACTGTCCAGGGAGGTGGATGTGGGAGGAAAAAGGGTGGGGATGGGTGGGGAGCGGTGGGGCAAGAAAGGGGATGGGGAAAAGGGTGTTTAAGTAAAAGAATATTtagttaataaataaattattttaatattaattaatctgAGCTGATAAATATTAAAAGTGTTAAATCCAACGCACCTAAATTATTTGAACTATTTTGGATCACAGTGAATCAGTTTTAAAACTGAAACCGGCTCACCGTAGGCAAAATCAATTTATATTTACGCATTTCATTTCTATCACTATATCCTATTCTAACAAAGTATGCAATTGAAGGTATATGTAATGTATACCCACAATTTTTTAACATGTTACTAAAACATATAGTGACAAATTAAGATTTTTGTTagtatataatattataatgtCTATACCCATGATTTAAGTTTCGTCACTAGATGATATGGCTATGGTAATATTCATCTACTGGTATATCATACCTATAGCCATGGTTAATAATTTGTCTGTTGATATATAATGTTTATACCCATGGTTTAAGTTTCGTCACTAGAAGATATAGCTATGGTATCAATCATCTATTAGTATATAATACTTGTAGCCACTGTTAAGAATTTGTCCATTGGTATAAAATGTAGACCCATGGTTTAAGTTTCGTCACTAGAAGATATAGCTACAGTCGAAATCATCTGTTGGTATATCATACATATAGTCACGGTTAATAATTTTCTCGTTGGTATATAATGTCTATACCCATGGTTTAAGTTTCGTCACTAGAAGATATAGCTACAGTAGCAATCATCTGTTGGTATATCATACACATAGTCACGGTTAATAATTTTCTCGTTGGTATGTAATGTGTATACCCATGGTTTGAGTTTCGTCACTAGAAGATATAGCTATAGTAGCAAACATCTGTTGGTATATCATACCTATAGCCACAGTTAAAATTTGCATGTTGGTATATAATACCTATACCCACGCTTTGAATTGATGTCACTAAAAGTGTCCGTTGGTATATGGTAAATTTCTTGTAGCGGATATTAGCTTGACATTGGGGCACTGTGATGCTTCTACTGAATTTCTTTTGGCTAGGATGGGTAGCACATTGTCTCCTCTTGGTACTCAAGTCTTAGATGTTTCTCTTGGACCTAGAGACCCTTTTGTTGAAATTAAAGACTCCCTAGGTGTGTCGTAgtcttttatttgttttttattttctttccgAAACAccgaaaaataaatcaaattgaaagaatcaaagaaaaagtaatatattattattactgATTGATGGTAAATATTAAAATGGACACAAAGGAATACCAAAATTAGATTTTATTCGTCCTTAAGCATAatgacataattttttttttagaaagctgaAATCTTTATTAAAACGCGGGTATATGACTTAATTTTTCACACGtcaaaaaatttgaaattgctTTTAACTATGACATACCCAAATCACACAATCATAATAGATTAGAcatcaaaagtgcaattaagtttTGAAGATATGAATTTTAATGGAAATTACTAAGATAAGACAAATCACTAAAATCACAGATAAACATGCTTATTAGGACAATGAAACTCATCACATCAACTACTATTCAGTTTTCATAATAACATTAACAAAACGAGCTTAATTAAAATAAGTTTATTAGCCAAACTAAATTAACTTTTAGCCTTAATATATAACATGAATATGAATAAGCGGCTTGATAAACATTTGAAGTGTCGAGTGTTGACACAAACGACATCCATGCATAAATTCGCTTTAATAATGTATGCAAAGTTAAAGAATGTGGATTAAAATCAACCACAGAAATATCTGAAACTGGACCAGAACAGAACCTGGCTTGTCTAATCTACATTCATGGTCTAACAACAAATGATGCTTACTTTAAATGGAAAAGCTTCCTTAGTctcaataataaaataaaataaaaattcaaatactACGGGTCAGACTTAACCCTAGAGTTTACCTTTCTCAGAAGATTTTTTATTTCAGTATCCAGTTTCGCTTTCACCTGGGGACAAAGATCATTCCCTGAAATCTCCAGGATTATTGTCATCGTCTCCAACTGCTGCTTCATAAACTCAAGGGAAGGAGGAGGTGCCTCACCAGGCACAGGCAATAATGGCATGGGCACAGGTACGGGCGTGGGCTCAGGCGCAGGCACGGGTGCGGGCACTTGCACAGGAACGGGCTTGGACATGGGCATGGGCACAGGCACCGAAATGGGGGGCAATGGCGCGGACATGGGAGTGGACACGGGCGCAGGCACGGTGACATTTATAGTTTGGTGATGCTCTTCAGCTGGTTTCTCCACTCTACTCTTCAGTTGATTAGTAATATTTCCAACAAGTCTTTCCTGGGAGATAGTACCACCCTCTGATGCAGCGTTGACATCGAAATTATTATCAGAAATATTTCCAATGGGTCCTTCCTGGAAGACAGTACCAACCTCGGATGCTTTACTCTCTACTAAGCTAAGATTAGCAGAATTTCCAGCAAGACCTACATTGGAAATACACAACCCTGGATTTGAACTTGTTAAAACAAGGCCTTCCTTACTTTGGCCATTATCTGAAAGGCCACAAAGAGATTTGGTCTTGCGCTTTACTACGTTATCCATTTCAGTATCCTTTCTCTTCTTCCCACTTTTGTTATCCAGTAAATTACTGTCCACACGTTTCCCTTTTTTTCCCCCTTTCTCATCAACCAGGGAAGCAGCAAGTTCAGCTTCATCATGAAAAGTTGACATTCTATATCTGCTAAAGAACCACTCAACCAACTCAAAGCTTTTATTCTCAGTTGGAAACATACAGTCAGCAGCTTTAGAATGAAGTCCTGAGAGCAATTCTTTTGGAGACGCATTTATGAATTCTAGACTGCTAGACATTCTACTAAGGCTGATGGATTCTCTGTGCCGGTTTGTTCGGAACCTGTTGCTACCCAATTTAGCAGATGAAGCAGATCCATTTGGAGTCTCCACCTCTTCACTGGTTGTGTAGGGGTAAGATAGATACTTACTTTTTTTCCGATCTCTGAAACCAAAGCCAGCTGTGAAGGGAAAAAAACATCCCGGTCAGTGACTTGCAGCCATACTAGTGAAACCACAATGTCATTTTTGTGCACTACACTTGATTAAACAATACAAAACGAATTCTCACAAACATTCTGTACAGATAAAGAAGCCACCCTAGATACCAACATAATAATGGACCAACATGTGATATATATGACCATAATATTGATTACTGAATGGGCTTAGGTTAATATATGATTCATGACCATAAGTAACAAGATACATGAGTACAACATTGCCTCAAATGCAGGGACTACCAATGTAGCATCTACTGAATTTCTTTGACATATATGCCAAGCTTAAGATTTATGCACATGTACTTTTTGAAATCAAATTGGAACAAATAGCTTTTATTAATGCAAGAGACATCAGAATTTAAGCCCTGATAAAGAGAATAGAAAACTAGATTTCGATCGAGGATAGGCTGCAATTGGAAATATCACAATTaccaaacataacatcaaataAATGAGATTATAAGTGCTACTTGAATATCTTACTTCCTCTGATTTCCTGTGAAGCTTCAGTCACGGTGCCTTCTTCAGTTGTTGTTTTTGGCTGATCCATATCCATTGCCATCttccaaagacaaaaccaagaTTAGCAAACAAAACAATTATGAGAGAAACAAAACGAAAAAGATTGAAGAAACCATGAAGATTTTACAGGGCTTCTCCTAATAAAACTCAATTACCACTTAGCTCACTCCCCCCAATGAATCACTTCTCGTGATCGCCAATGGCTGCAGCTGCAGGACAGAGAAATTTTTGCTTAGAGAAACCCTCATACAAAAGATAAGATCAGTCAATGAAGCTTAGTTTAATCACCTAAAACCCAATGTAGTTCAAAGCATAAACGTCGTATGGAAGTGAAATCAGGtttgcatgttttttttttctctataacaAATAAATAATGTAGATAAGGGTGTGGATGTGAATCGaaacagaagaaaagaaggaattGAACTGCAAATCACATAGggtcatgatgatgatgatgaatccaTAAGAGAAAGTAATAGGAGTGAATTACGAACCTGGACGATTCTTCAGATCAGATTGAACACGAGACAATGGACTGAAGGTGGCAGAGAAATAAAGGCCTGTCTTcttatatcgaaaaaaaaataagggcATGTCTGTTATGCGTAACCTTTCCCTGGATTGGGGGATGAGATTGACACGAAATTGTAACGTTTATTACTATTGTTATTATGATAAAGCTCAagagaattttaaaattattttctacAATAACATGAAACAACATTAGAGTTAATATTAAACAACATGCATAATAATttaagatatttaaaataattttaaaaatatatatttacaaaataaatttaaccattgactaatttcatgttttttaatattaaagatattactttatataaaaaatttatcttttatataaaacattgatatgtaaataattattaaaatgacaataaataattaactaattaatattgccACTAATGTAAAACTTAACtccattttttatataaaaatatataatatatacttAACTAATTAACATTATATTGAActttttttacataaaaatgatatttaacTTTAGTACTTAATATATTTGGCATAAGTAAAaagtagtaataagttttatttgtttgttttttaaaagttcctgaacttatgattaataattaaaatttatatattttaattttaatatatatataagaaattataaatttttacaattagtaatgattataactattattattaactatcaattattgttattaatgtaaagttagtaaatttcaattattgttattatttaaCAATTTACTTCAAGATGTGATTTATaatgaaaatttatatatttttaatttttaacatgagaatttgaaaattttaaccattcataattaatataatgattttcataaatgtaattaatataatgagtAATAAAGTGGATGTAATTTTCcttttagttttaaatttttttatttaatgtatttaatacaaaaaaatattatttcctTACATATTTACTATTATTGTTCAAGTGTACTTtacatatatagatagatagatagatagatatagataactACTTAAGCTAGTACAACTGTTGACAACtatcataacaaatttcttttACTACTAATTGTCaacaattatttttaatatatacttaattttaaactttttattataaattaatttattgttgGTATTAAAAAAGTTTAAGGTAATAGTTTTATCTTCTTAGTCTGCAGTAACATTCGAAATTCTTGTTCATTCACAACTTAATCCACTCCATCATTTCCTTTTATGTTTACTACCATatacaatattaaaaaaattcaaatatatatTCATTTCCTATTATACATGATGCAATTCTAATTCATGTGTCAATAAATACCCTCTCAATACtcagaaaatcaaacaacttagctttaattcatttcattgtgcTCGTGTGAGCGGCTATCACCAATGTCTGATAAAGTGAGTGTGGACAACAAGCTCAAACGTAAGATGGAGGAGCCATCCTCAACAGGGACAAATCTAGAGGAATCACTAACTCTGAGGATTGGAAACACTTCCAAATGCTTGGAGATATCTGAGGGTTTAGGTAAttcttttaaagaaaaaatgcaACAATACCCATTTGCTTGCAGGTACTGCGACACGAAATACCCCACTGCTCGATCTCTTGGGGCACACCAAAAGGCCCATAGGCGTGAGAAAGCTGAGAGAGCCCGCTCAAATAGTTAAACCTTGTACCCGTTTGGCTGCATGCATAACAAGTCGTCTTCACCTCTAAGAGTAGGTAGCTATGCTAACCACAAGCTGCACCTTCCAAACCCATCCTTCACTGCACCACAAAAacaaaaccacacaaaaaattGTCGGATCTGTGCATTTTCATCACCAAATAGAAAAACATTTTGTTCTGATTTCCCTAAAAAAAGAAGTTACAACAATTGGGGATTTCTCATTTCTTCTTTCAGCTGAACAATACGTTCGATTACAAAACGAAAAGACGAAGAAAAGCCCAAATCTTGGGAACCGGTTTATTCATTCGGTGTAGATGTGAATGTGAACATCAAGATGAGGATGAAGTAGGGGGCGAAGAAGATGAGAGTGTGGATGAATATAACTTTGTCGTTGGTCTTCATTCTACCAAACTCAAGTTGCTTCCCGTTTAGATCTCAACAGCATCACTGTCCAGGGAGGTGGATGTGGGAGGAAAAAGGGTGGGGATGGGTGGGGAGCGGTGGGGCAAGAAAGGGGATGGGGAAAAGGGTGTTTAAGTAAAAGAATATTtagttaataaataaattattttaatattaattaatctgAGCTGATAAATATTAAAAGTGTTAAATCCAACGCACCTAAATTATTTGAACTATTTTGGATCACAGTGAATCAGTTTTAAAACTGAAACCGGCTCACCGTAGGCAAAATCAATTTATATTTACGCATTTCATTTCTATCACTATATCCTATTCTAACAAAGTATGCAATTGAAGGTATATGTAATGTATACCCACAATTTTTTAACATGTTACTAAAACATATAGTGACAAATTAAGATTTTTGTTagtatataatattataatgtCTATACCCATGATTTAAGTTTCGTCACTAGATGATATGGCTATGGTAATATTCATCTACTGGTATATCATACCTATAGCCATGGTTAATAATTTGTCTGTTGATATATAATGTTTATACCCATGGTTTAAGTTTCGTCACTAGAAGATATAGCTATGGTATCAATCATCTATTAGTATATAATACTTGTAGCCACTGTTAAGAATTTGTCCATTGGTATAAAATGTAGACCCATGGTTTAAGTTTCGTCACTAGAAGATATAGCTACAGTCGAAATCATCTGTTGGTATATCATACATATAGTCACGGTTAATAATTTTCTCGTTGGTATATAATGTCTATACCCATGGTTTAAGTTTCGTCACTAGAAGATATAGCTACAGTAGCAATCATCTGTTGGTATATCATACACATAGTCACGGTTAATAATTTTCTCGTTGGTATATAATGTGTATACCCATGGTTTGAGTTTCGTCACTAGAAAATATAGCTACAGTAGCAAACATCTGTTAGTATATCTTACCTATAGGCACAGTTAAAATTTGCATGTTGGTATATAATACCTATACCCACGCTTTGAATTGATGTCACTAAAAGTGCCCGTTGGTATATGGTAAATTTCTTATAGTGGATATTAGTTTGACATTGGGGCACTGTGATGCTTCTACTGAATTTCTTTTGGCTAGGATGGTAGCACATTGTACTCAAGTCTTAGATGTTTCTCTTGGACCTAGAGACCCTTTTGTTGAAATTAAAGACTCTCTAGGTGTGTCGTAgtcttttatttgttttttattttctttctgaaacaccgaaaaataaatcaaattgaaagaatcaaagaaaaagtaatatattattattactgATTGATGGTAAATATTAAAATGGACACAAAGGAATACCAAAATTAGATTTTATGCGTCCTTAAGCATAatgacataatttttttttagaaagctgaAATCTTTATTAAAACGCGGTCGATAAAATAAACAATACTCAATTAAATGAGCCAAAATCCCCCAATACACCAAGGGAATGGCTTAATTTTTCACACGtcaaaaaatttgaaattgctTTTAACTATGACATACCCAAATCACACAATCATAATAGATTAGAcatcaaaagtgcaattaagtttTGAAGATATGAATTTTAATGGAAATTACTAAGATAAGACAAATCACTAAAATCACAGATAAACATGCTTATTAGGACAATGAAACTCATCACATCAACTACTATTCAGTTTTCATAATAACATTAACAAAACGAGCTTAATTAAAATAAGTTTATTAGCCAAACTAAATTAACTTTTAGCCTTAATATATAACATGAATATGAATAAGCGGCTTGATAAACATTTGAAGTGTCGAGTGTTGACACAAACGACATCCATGCATAAATTCGCTTTAATAATGTATGCAAAGTTAAAGAATGTGGATTAAAATCAACCACAGAAATATCTGAAACTGGACCAGAACAGAACCTGGCTTGTCTAATCTACATTCATGGTCTAACAACAAATGATGCTTACTTTAAATGGAAAAGCTTCCTTAGTctcaataataaaataaaataaaaattcaaatactACGGGTCAGACTTAACCCTAGAGTTTACCTTTCTCAGAAGATTTTTGATTTCAGTATCCAGTTTCGCTTTCACCTGGGGACAAAGATCATTCCCTGAAATCTCCAGGATTATTGTCATCGTCTCCAACTGCTGCTTCATAAACTCAAGGGAAGGAGGAGGTGCCTCACCAGGCACAGGCAATAATGGCATGGGCACAGGTACGGGCGTGGGCTCAGGCGCAGGCACGGGTGCGGGCACTTGCACAGGAACGGGCTTGGACATGGGCACGGGCACAGGCACTGAAATGGGGGGCAATGGCGCGGACATGGGAGTGGACACGGGCGCAGGTACGGTGACATTTATAGTTTGGTGATCCTCTTCAGCTGGTTTCTCCACTCTACTCTTCAGCTGATTATTAATATTTCCAACAAGTCCTTCTTGGGAGATAGTACCACCCTCTGATGCAGCGTTGACATCGAAATTATTATCAGAAATATTTCCAATGGGTCCTTCCTGGAAGACAGTACCAACCTCGGATGCTTTACTCTCTACTAAGCTAAGATTAGCAGAATTTCCAGCAAGACCTACATTGGAAATACACAACCCTGGATTTGAACTTGTTAAAACAAGGCCTTCCTTACTTTGGCCATTATCTGAAAGGCTACAAAGAGATTTGGTCTTGCGCTTTACTACGTTATCCATTTCAGTATCCTTTCTCTTCTTCCCACTTTTATTATCCAGTAAATTACTGTCCACACGTTTCCCTATTTTTCCTCCTTTCTCATCAACCAGGGAAGCAGCAAGTTCAGCTTCATCATGAAAAGTTGACATTCTATATCTGCTAAAGAACCACTCAACCAACTCAAAGCTTTTATTCTCAGTTGGAAACATACAGTCAGCAGCTTTAGAATGAAGTCCTGAGAGCAATTCTTTTGGAGACGCATTTATGAATTCTAGACTGCCAGACATTCTACTATGGCTGATGGATTCTCTGTGCCGGTTTGTTCGGAACATGTTGCTACCCAATTTAGCAGATGAAGCAGATCCATTTGGAGTCTCCACCTCTTCACTGGTTGTGTAGGGGTAAGATAGATACTTACTTTTTTTCCGATCTCTGAAACCAAAGCCAGCTGTGAAGGGAAAAAAAACATCCCGGTCAGTGACTTGCAGCCATACTAGTGAAACCACAGTGTCATTTTTGTGCACTACACTTGATTAAACAATACA contains:
- the LOC130724764 gene encoding secreted RxLR effector protein 161-like, giving the protein MVDSFKEAMMKEYEMTDLGLLKYFLGIQVMQSKGEIFITQEKYVSDMLKKFRMENSNPAPTPMALNEKLQVYDGAEKSDPKIYRSLGCSLIYLTNTRPDIVHSVSLVSIFMNEPSKLHFAAVKRILRYLRGTKKLGIKYVNEEDNKLVGYTDSDWAGSLDDRKSTSAYVFCLGSKPISWSSKKQNSIALSSAEAEFI